The Gemmatimonadota bacterium nucleotide sequence CAGTACATTTTCGACCACGTGGACGGACTGCCGGAGGCAGCCGCTGAGGAGGGGCTGTCCACCCTGGACTACATGCGCAAGTACGGTGCCTTCGAGGTGGAGAAGACGGCCTACGCGAAACACCTCAAGAAGCTGGACGAGGGGGCCGTCGCCGGTTCCGAGGTCGATCCGGAGACGAATACCCTGGTTGCCGACGGCAAGGCGGTGGGCGTCATGGTGGACGGTACGCCGCGCGCTGGCTTCCCCACGCCGTCGCTTAAGCAGGAATTCTACTCGCAGACCATGGTGGACTGGGGCTGGCCGGAGTACGCCATCCCCACCTACATCAAGAGCCACGTACACCCCGACGAACTCGACCGCGAGCAGGGCGAGTTCCCGCTGGTGCCCACCTTCCGGCTGCCTACGCTGATCCACTCGAGGTCTGGCAACGCCAAGTGGCTCAACGAGATCTCCAACCGCAATCCCGTGTGGATGCACCGGCAGGACGCCGACCGTATGGGCATAGGCACGGGCGACCTGGTCCGGGTGACCACCGAGATCGGCCACTTCGTGGACCGCGTCTGGGTCACCGAGGCCATGAAGCCCGGCGTCGTCGCCTGTTCCCACCACCTGGGCCGCTGGCGGCGGAAACAGGACGCGGACGGCAACCGCTGGTCGGTCAACCTGGTGGATATCCAGGAGGAGTCCGGCGGCAAGTGGCGCATGAAGGTGATGGACGGCATCCGACCCTACGAAAGCGCCGACCGCGACTCGTCCCGCATCTTCTGGCGGGACGGCGGCGTGCACCAGAACATCACCTTCCCGGTGCATCCCGATCCCGTGAGCGGCATGCACTGCTGGCACCAGAAGGTCAGGGTGGAAAAAGCCCGGGAGGAGGACGCCTATGGGGACGTGATGGTGGATACGGAGAAGTCCTTCGAGGTGTACCGCGAATGGCTGGACCAGACGCGCCCCGCGCCGGGTCCGGGCGGACTGCGCCGGCCCCTCTGGCTCAACCGTCCCCTGCGTCCGGCGGAAGAGACGTACTACCTGAAAGATTAGTCCGCGTTTCCCTTACGCTTCCCGCAGGATATCCCGGACGTCGGAGCACACCGCCTCGTCGGCCGCCGGCATGGCCCCGGTCTGAGACGCCACCCAGGCGCCGAGCAGGTTGGCGGCTTCGCTCACGCGTTCAAGCGGCACGCCGCGCAGGTACCCGCTGGCCAGGACCGCGGTGAATGCGTCACCGGCTCCAATGGTATCCACTACGTCGACCGGCACGCCCGGGTGCGACACGGTCTCCGACGCGGTGACCAGCAGGCTGCCTTCCGCGCCGCGGGTGACGCAGACCACTTCCAATTCGTAAGTCTCGCGTAACTGTCCCGCCATGGACTCGAGATCTTCACCACCGAGGTCCAGCAAGGGACAGACCGTCCGCAGTTCCTCGTCGTTCAGCTTGACGATATGGGCGTGCTGTAAGGAATCGTGAAGGAGCGTCGCGGAGTAGCGGTCCTGCCGCAGGTTCACGTCGAAGATTCTTAGAGCGGAGGGTCTCAATGCTTCGAGAAACGCCGTGACCGCGCCGATCGAACCAGCCTGGTGACGGGATACGGTCCCGAAGCACACGGCATCCGCCCGCGCGGCCAGTTCCGACCAGCCGGACGACCACTCCATGTGCTCCCAGGCAACGTTGCCTTTAATGATGAAATCGGGCTGACCGTCAGGTCCTATGGTAACGTCGACTGTCCCGGTGGGATAGATCTCGTCCCGCTGAATCGCGCCGGTGGGCAAGCCGAGACCGGCGATACGGTCTACGGCCGTGTCGCCCAGGTCGTCCGGTCCGACCCGGCTCGCGACGATCCCCTCCTCATCCAGGAGTGACGCGAAGTAGGCGAAGTTCGCCGTGGCGCCGCCGAGCTGGGGGCCCGACGGCAGCATGTCCCACAGCAGTTCGCCCAGGCCGACGATGACGTAGCGGTCTTTTATTTCAGAATTACGGATGGGATTAACTGTCCGGCTGATTTTATGCATCCCCGTCTTCGTCGCCGGGGTTTGATCGACCGTCAGTCTGGATCTCTACGGTGTATGGCGCCGATAATCAGACCAAACAACCCGAATTGGATCAGTAGGTAGGCCGTTTCCATCCAGATGAACGCCGAC carries:
- a CDS encoding PfkB family carbohydrate kinase — translated: MHKISRTVNPIRNSEIKDRYVIVGLGELLWDMLPSGPQLGGATANFAYFASLLDEEGIVASRVGPDDLGDTAVDRIAGLGLPTGAIQRDEIYPTGTVDVTIGPDGQPDFIIKGNVAWEHMEWSSGWSELAARADAVCFGTVSRHQAGSIGAVTAFLEALRPSALRIFDVNLRQDRYSATLLHDSLQHAHIVKLNDEELRTVCPLLDLGGEDLESMAGQLRETYELEVVCVTRGAEGSLLVTASETVSHPGVPVDVVDTIGAGDAFTAVLASGYLRGVPLERVSEAANLLGAWVASQTGAMPAADEAVCSDVRDILREA